TCTTGCGCATCGCGCCGGCCATTCTCTGCGTCCTCCGCTCTGTGGTGGATCGGCTCCGTCACCAGGGGCCTTGGATCCACGCGGCCTGCCCGCTTTTTGCGGGAATGACCATATTTTGTGCTGTGGTCCGACTTGCTTGGCGACGTTACCGGAGCCGTGGTCGGTCTCCGAGTACCGCAGTGCCGACGCGCACATGTGTCGCCCCGGCCGCCACGGCCTCCTCGAGGTCCGCGCTCATGCCTGCGGACACCATGGTGGCAGCAGGATGACCCGCGCGCAGGTCGGATGAGATTTCCATGAGCCGCTCGAATGCGGCGAGTTCACGTCCGGCGTACGGCCCGGCCAGCGGGGCGACGGTCATCACCCCGTCCAGCCGCAGACCCTCGGCCCCGGCGACCGCCTCGGCCAGCGCCCCGACCCCGTCGGGCGCCACCCCGCCGCGCTCACCGCGCTCCCCCGCCTCCGCATCGAGCGCCACCTGGATCAGGCAGCCCAGTTCACGCCCGGCACGCGCCGCCTCCTTGGAGAGTGCGGTCACGAGCCGGACCCGGTCGACCGATTGCACAATTCCGGCATAACCAGCCACGGAGCGCACCTTGTTGGTCTGGAGCTGTCCAACAAAATGCCA
This portion of the Streptomyces sp. 2114.4 genome encodes:
- a CDS encoding YggS family pyridoxal phosphate-dependent enzyme, which encodes MAGGGRAVTSDRKTQLAENLARVEERISAACARVGRPRDEVTLIVVTKTYPASDVRLLAELGVRQVAENRDQEAAPKAAECADLPLTWHFVGQLQTNKVRSVAGYAGIVQSVDRVRLVTALSKEAARAGRELGCLIQVALDAEAGERGERGGVAPDGVGALAEAVAGAEGLRLDGVMTVAPLAGPYAGRELAAFERLMEISSDLRAGHPAATMVSAGMSADLEEAVAAGATHVRVGTAVLGDRPRLR